In a single window of the Papaver somniferum cultivar HN1 chromosome 8, ASM357369v1, whole genome shotgun sequence genome:
- the LOC113303759 gene encoding histone H2B.7-like, whose amino-acid sequence MAPKAEKKPAEKKPSEEKKAEKALAEKKPRAEKKLPSKDASTTDKKKKKSKKSVETYKIYIFKVLKQVHPDIGISSKAMGIMNSFINDIFEKLAAESSRLARYNKKPTITSREIQTAVRLVLPGELAKHAVSEDFPGRG is encoded by the exons ATGGCACCCAAAGCAGAGAAGAAACCAGCAGAGAAGAAGCCCTCCGAAGAGAAGAAAGCAGAGAAAGCACTAGCAGAGAAGAAACCCAGAGCTGAGAAGAAATTACCAAGCAAAGATGCTTCCACaacagataagaagaagaagaaatcaaagaaatcagTTGAGACTTACAAGATCTACATCTTCAAAGTTCTGAAACAAGTTCATCCTGATATTGGTATCTCAAGTAAAGCTATGGGTATCATGAACAGTTTCATTAATGATATCTTTGAGAAACTTGCTGCTGAATCGTCTAGATTAGCAAGGTACAACAAGAAGCCAACCATTACTTCTCGAGAGATTCAGACTGCTGTTCGTCTTGTTCTTCCTGGTGAATTGGCTAAACATGCTGTTTCTGAGG ATTTTCCTGGAAGGGGTTAA
- the LOC113306333 gene encoding splicing factor SF3a60 homolog, which produces MSSTLLEVTRSKHEQVERFERLIIKDFENEPTSDRERLFQDHRVRNVIEAVTSSTENLIEIYQDNDSARKDEIAALGAQTAAGTGIEAALSAFYDGLKEIHEYHKRHPYSRALEESDQELLLKEEPHVEFSGEEEPLQDLDRLFSKVETDFKHLWEDGKKSKGLENGSDVSSQNSIDLVDYSTVDELVTEVAGNREKEKELKKALSALGLKSGGTVQQLAERLFLTKHMPVEQLDKKHFVNGAAASQDTELKEIALKELKMKRLCEMLKETIQQTKENVQRKQALTADERQKEIDEEDIRKVKQVDIDSDDEEEQKIYNPLKLPMGWDNKPIPYWLYRLHGLGQEFKCEICGDQSYWGRRVFERHFNEPLHQRGMRRLGIPNTKSFREVTSIQEAKALWEKIQARQKEKKWLPDLEEEYEDREGNIYNKKVYNELRRQELIV; this is translated from the exons ATGTCTTCGACACTACTGGAAGTAACCAGGTCTAAACATGAGCAAGTAGAACGTTTTGAACGTTTGATCATCAAAGATTTTGAGAATGAACCAACTTCAGACCGTGAACGCCTCTTTCAGGATCATAGAGTTCGTAACGTGATCGAAGCTGTTACATCCTCCACTGAAAATCTTATCGAGATTTACCAAGACAACGATAGTGCCAGGAAGGATGAAATTGCTGCACTGGGAGCCCAAACTGCTGCCGGGACAGGAATCGAAGCTGCGTTGAGTGCCTTTTATGATGGGTTGAAGGAGATTCATGAATATCACAAGCGCCATCCATATTCTCGTGCTTTGGAGGAGTCTGATCAGGAGTTACTACTGAAAGAAGAACCGCATGTGGAGTTTAGTGGCGAGGAAG AACCATTGCAAGACCTTGATCGATTATTTTCAAAGGTAGAAACTGATTTTAAACATCTTTGGGAGGATGGCAAGAAGAGTAAGGGTCTGGAAAACGGGAGCGACGTTTCATCTCAGAATTCAATTGATCTCGTCGACTACAGTACAGTGGATGAATTAGTAACAGAAGTGGCGGGCAATcgtgagaaagaaaaagaattaaaaaaggcATTGAGTGCTTTGGGATTGAAGTCAGGTGGCACTGTTCAACAACTCGCAGAGAGGCTTTTCCTGACGAAGCACATGCCTGTTGAACAATTGGACAAAAAGCACTTTGTGAATGGTGCCGCCGCATCACAAGACACAGAGCTCAAGGAAATTGCCCTGAAAGAGTTAAAGATGAAACGACTGTGCGAAATGCTCAAGGAGACTATCCAACAAACTAAAGAAAATGTCCAGAGGAAACAGGCATTGACAGCTGATGAAAGGCAAAAAGAAATTGATGAGGAGGACATAAGGAAAGTGAAACAAGTTGACATAGATAGTGACGACGAAGAAGAGCAGAAGATCTATAATCCTCTCAAGTTGCCAATGGGTTGGGATAACAAGCCTATTCCGTACTGGTTATATAGGCTTCATGGTCTTGGCCAGGAATTTAAGTGCGAGATCTGTGGGGATCAAAGTTATTGGGGTCGCAGAGTCTTTGAACGGCACTTCAATGAGCCGCTTCATCAGCGTGGTATGCGACGTCTTGGTATCCCCAACACCAAGAGCTTCAGAGAAGTTACGTCGATTCAGGAAGCTAAAGCGCTGTGGGAAAAGATACAAGCAAGGCAAAAGGAGAAGAAGTGGCTGCCAGACCTTGAAGAAGAGTACGAAGATAGGGAGGGTAACATCTATAACAAAAAGGTGTATAACGAACTGCGACGCCAGGAGCTGATCGTATGA
- the LOC113306334 gene encoding uncharacterized protein LOC113306334 → MKELGDLAYFLGIEDVRHSDSIVLTQKKYTLELLEKANLLDCKACDTPVVKASRLSIHDGVKLGNPCHYRILVGVLQYLTVTRPDICFALNYISQFMHSPSDLHLQLVKRILRYLKGTVGLGITLNKCDVTSLKAYTDSDWAGCPDTRRSTSGFAIFWVQI, encoded by the coding sequence ATGAAAGAGTTAGGGGACTTAgcatattttcttggcattgaagATGTGAGACATAGTGATTCTATAGTGTTAACTCAAAAGAAATACACTTTAGAACTTCTTGAGAAAGCAAATTTGTTGGATTGTAAAGCTTGTGATACTCCAGTTGTTAAGGCTAGTAGACTTTCTATTCATGATGGAGTTAAGTTGGGCAATCCTTGTCATTACAGAATATTGGTAGGTGTTCTGCAGTATTTAACAGTCACTAGGCCAGATATATGCTTTGCGTTGAATTATATTTCACAATTTATGCATTCTCCATCTGATTTACACTTGCAACTTGTTAAGAGAATCTTGAGATATTTGAAAGGAACTGTTGGTCTGGGGATTACTTTGAACAAATGTGATGTAACTAGCTTGAAGGCATACACAGATTCTGACTGGGCAGGGTGTCCAGATACTAGAAGGTCCACTTCTGGTTTTGCTATTTTCTGGGTTCAAATTTAG